The genomic interval AATGGCAGTGGCATTCCGGGTCAAGGCGGCAGCAATGATGTTGGGAATATTTAAATAACTTTTACTGCTGGCAGGCTCACCAATACAAACGGCTTCATCAGCCAACTGTACATGGAGCGCATTCCGATCAACAGTGGAGTGAACCGCAACAGTCGCTATTCCCATTTCTTCACAGGCGCGGAGAATACGAAGGGCGATTTCTCCCCGATTAGCAATTAGTATTTTGTCAAACTTCATTTTCGAGTTTCGATATTAGTACCAGTAGATTGACATTTTCTCTTATCTGATTTGCAACAAAGCTTTGACTTGGTTACAAATAAAGATGAGAGTTTTTTCAGCAGCATCCTGAGCAGTATATATACGCCCTTCGCAGTTTCACAAAGGTCAGGACTGCCAGGGAGTCTCTACGGGTCTTAACCAGATTAACAGCTTCACATCTGCTTGTCTGTGCCAGTTTCCCGAACGAGGCTGTGGTGAGTGCGGAACATCTTAAAGTAGCTATACCCTTTTAATATCACTTGTGGCGCTATTACATTTCTGTTAGTCTGATATCCACCTTCGGGAAAGTTGTGAACATGTTCACTTAAATTTTTGGTAAATTTTGCAAAATTAGATATTACCTTACTATAATCACTTTTTTGTGCTATATTAGTTCTTCAGTGAACTCTCGCGGATGTGGCGGAATTGGTATACGCGCACGCTTGAGGTGCGTGTGGCTTTGCCTTGCGAGTTCGAGTCTCGCCATCCGCATTTTTGATGAAAAGGGAACAGAGAAGACTTCGACAACCTTCCTGTTCCTGCCCCGCAAGGGCTGGGTCAATGGTTATGAGTGAATGGTCAATAGTTAAGCAATGCCTAACTACTGATTATCAGCTTTGAACTATTGACTTTTTTTGTGCTTTTATAGAGATAGATGAACTTTTGTAAATAAAATTGACTGCTATTTTTACTCTGACGAACAATCCTGCGCTGCCAACAGCTTGGCACCGTCTAACTCCGATTTGGCAAGGGGACGAAGAAGTTATCCAAAAGAGTTTACCCCACACACAGTTGGCTCCTGCTTGGCAACTGCTGTTGTTGGGTGATGGTTCTCCGACTCGGCATTTAGAATTGCTGACAGGTGAACCGACAGAAGTCGATGTGATTGATATGTCCTTGATTGGTACAGATTTAGATGATGCGCCTGATTTGATTCAAGCTGTGCCAGGGCCAAGACTGCGCCGTCAGGTGTGGTTACGTACTGCGTCAGGACAGAGATTGGCTTATGCGACATCTTGGTGGGAAGCCAGCCATGTAGATGAGTATTTACAAAATCGTTCATTGCCAATTTGGGCGAGTTTGGCGCGTCTCCGTACAGAGTTATATCGGGATGTGCGCGGTATTTATTATGGCAACTCGGCAGCGTTGGAGTCTGGTTTTGATGTGCCTGGGCCGTTTTGGGGTCGTCACTACTTGTTTTGGCATCATGGACAACCGCTAACTTTAATTTATGAGGTGTTTTCGCCGTATTTAACCAAGTATTTGGGGCCGATGCAATTGAGTGGGACGAATGGCAAAGTGTAGAATGCAGTGGCGATCGCTACATTCAAATCCAACTCTGATTCGGTAAAAAAATTACCGGAACTAAGAAAAGTTAAATTTATCTAAAAATTATTTCTAGATGGCGGATTCATTTACCGCGTTCTAGCTAATATTAAGTGTCAAAATATCGCTAAATCGCCGAAATTTGAGTTTTGCTAATTTTGGTAAAAATAGTTGTCAGTAATTATAATTTCAAAAATTAGTGCCTCACAGCTATAGCAGTCCTAGTTGATATGTGAACAACAAAGACAAGGGAGACAGATGTTAATGAATCATTTAGGATTGCTATATATTTTTGAGCTTTAAATATAAAAGAA from Aulosira sp. FACHB-615 carries:
- a CDS encoding chorismate lyase, which encodes MTAIFTLTNNPALPTAWHRLTPIWQGDEEVIQKSLPHTQLAPAWQLLLLGDGSPTRHLELLTGEPTEVDVIDMSLIGTDLDDAPDLIQAVPGPRLRRQVWLRTASGQRLAYATSWWEASHVDEYLQNRSLPIWASLARLRTELYRDVRGIYYGNSAALESGFDVPGPFWGRHYLFWHHGQPLTLIYEVFSPYLTKYLGPMQLSGTNGKV